Proteins encoded together in one Phyllostomus discolor isolate MPI-MPIP mPhyDis1 chromosome 6, mPhyDis1.pri.v3, whole genome shotgun sequence window:
- the LOC114500270 gene encoding putative short transient receptor potential channel 2-like protein isoform X2: MAPVKISHVVSFSSQDPKYPVENLLNPDSQKGPWLSCPQDKSGQLKVELQLERAVPIGYIDVGNCGCAFLQIDVGRSSWSLDRPFVTLLPATMLMSLTDSKQGKNRSGVRMFKDDDFLAPASSESWDRLRLTCSQPFTRHQSFGLAFLRVCSSLDSLDDPVVDPSAPVSSVPSQGSNASESDPSPWMANPSIRRTFFPEPQTSTKEISELRNILQQLQPGTLGRSARMVLSAAHRAPPATGASPKHSPAEPGPSRPDSAEPRPEEQNSENEVGKMKRQKVQARKPSSSSSSQPNRRGRAKAGQREHHRPQAPTNRVQDNGECPICAGSFSIGTLPQHAATCGETSPPQPASPSSSPPTSPSVLKFCCVALTSVPLVSRPQPNWTEIVNKKLKFPPTLLGAIQDGQLSLVQQLLESGVEAPGGGPGGSLRNVEEAEDRSWREALNLAIRLGHEAITDVLLANIKFDFRQVHEALLVAVDTNQPAVVRHLLARLEREKGRKVDTRSFSLAFFDSSIDGSRFAPGVTPLTLACQKDLYEIAQLLMDQGHTIARPHPVSCACLECSNARRYDLLKFSLSRINTYRGIASRAHLSLASEDAMLAAFQLSRELRRLARKEPEFKPEYIALESLSQDYGFELLGMCRNQSEVTAVLNDLDEDSETEPEAEGLAQAFEEGIPNLARLRLAVNYNQKRFVAHPICQQVLSSVWCGNLAGWRGSTTIWKLFVAFLIFLTMPFLCLGYWLVPKSRLGRLLKIPVLKFLLHSASYLWFLIFLLGESLVMETQLSTFRGRSQSVWETSLHMIWVTGFLWFECKEVWIEGLRSYFLDWWNFLDMVILSLYLAAFALRLLLAGLAHVHCRDAPSGAACHYFTSAERSEWRTEDPQFLAEVLFAITSMLSFTRLAYILPAHESLGTLQISIGKMIDDMIRFMFILMIILTAFLCGLNNIYVPYQETERLGNFNETFQFLFWTMFGMEEHSVVDMPQFLVPEFVGRALYGIFTIIMVIVLLNMLIAMITNSFQKIEDDADVEWKFARSKLYLSYFREGLTLPVPFNILPSPKAFFYLLRRIFQFICCCCSCCKTKKPDYPPIPTFANPGAGAGAGAGPGDGERGSYRLRVIKALVQRYIETARREFEETRRKDLGNRLTELTKTVSRLQSEVAGVQRTLAEGGTRRPPEGASILSRYITRVRNSFQNLGPPIPETPELTVPGIVGAQISSETGLQDAGGAGTPDPGEPGPPSPAHVLVHRQQDSEGAGDLPQEEDLGTREGS, from the exons ATGGCTCCTGTGAAGATTAGTCACGTGGTATCATTTTCCTCTCAG GATCCCAAGTATCCTGTGGAGAACTTGCTGAACCCAGACAGCCAGAAGGGACCTTGGCTCAGCTGCCCTCAAGATAAGAGTGGGCAACTCAAAGTGGAACTGCAGCTGGAGCGGGCGGTGCCCATTGGCTACATCGATGTAG GTAACTGTGGCTGTGCTTTCCTGCAGATCGATGTGGGCCGCTCTTCCTGGTCCCTGGATAGACCTTTTGTCACCCTGCTCCCTGCAACCATGCTAATGTCTCTAACCGATTCAAAGCAGGGGAAAAACCGCTCGGGGGTCCGCATGTTTAAAGATG ATGATTTCCTGGCTCCCGCCTCAAGTGAGTCATGGGATAGACTTCGCCTGACTTGTTCCCAACCCTTCACGCGTCATCAGTCCTTTGGCCTGGCCTTCCTGCGTGTGTGCTCCTCTCTGGACTCCTTAGATGACCCCGTGGTGGATCCGTCAGCCCCTGTGAGCTCTGTGCCGAGCCAG ggTTCTAATGCTTCAGAGTCTGATCCCAGCCCCTGGATGGCTAATCCTTCCATCCGGAGGACATTCTTCCCAGAGCCCCAAAC GAGCACCAAGGAAATTTCAGAGCTTAGGAATATCCTACAGCAGCTGCAGCCAGGGACTTTGGGGCGTTCAGCTCGCATGGTACTTTCAGCTGCCCACAGGGCACCTCCGGCCACTGGGGCAAGCCCAAAACACAGCCCTGCAGAACCAGGTCCCAGTCGTCCAGACAGTGCAG AGCCCAGACCGGAGGAGCAGAACTCAGAAAATGAGGTGGGCAAGATGAAGAGACAGAAAGTGCAAGCCCGCAA ACCTTCATCCTCCTCAAGCTCTCAACCAAACAGGAGGGGGAGAGCAAAGGCGGGGCAGAGAGAGCACCACCGACCCCAGGCCCCAACCAACAGAGTCCAGGATAATGGAGAGTGTCCCATTTGCGCAG gCTCCTTCAGCATTGGGACTCTTCCCCAGCATGCTGCCACTTGTGGAGAGACCTCCCCACCTCAGCCAGCCTCTCCCTCCTCATCACCACCCACATCACCATCTGTCCT aAAGTTTTGTTGTGTGGCACTAACATCAGTTCCCTTGGTCTCCAGG CCACAACCTAACTGGACAGAGATTGTGAACAAAAAGCTGAAGTTCCCACCCACACTCCTGGGTGCCATCCAGGATGGGCAGCTGAGCCTCGTGCAGCAGCTACTGGAATCGGGGGTGGAAGCCCCAGGCGGTGGGCCTGGCGGATCCCTGCGGAATGTGGAGGAAGCTGAGGACCGCTCCTGGAGGGAAGCTCTCAACCTGGCCATCCGCCTGGGCCACGAGGCCATCACTGACGTGCTGTTGGCCAATATCAAGTTTGACTTCCGGCAGGTCCACGAGGCACTGCTAGTGGCAGTGGACACAAACCAGCCAGCAGTGGTGCGCCACCTGCTGGCCCGGCTGGAACGGGAGAAGGGCCGCAAAGTGGACACCAGGTCTTTCTCCCTGGCTTTCTTTGACTCGTCAATCGATGGCTCCCGCTTTGCACCTGGTGTTACTCCACTCACCCTGGCCTGCCAGAAGGACCTGTATGAGATAGCACAGCTGCTCATGGACCAGGGCCACACCATCGCGCGGCCCCACCCCGTGTCCTGTGCCTGCCTCGAGTGCAGCAACGCCCGCCGCTATGACCTGCTGAAGTTCTCCCTGTCTCGCATCAACACCTACCGCGGCATTGCCAGCAGGGCCCACCTATCGCTGGCCAGCGAGGATGCCATGCTGGCTGCCTTCCAGCTCAGCCGGGAGCTCAGGCGCCTGGCACGCAAGGAGCCCGAGTTCAAG CCCGAGTACATCGCCCTGGAGTCACTGAGCCAGGACTACGGCTTTGAACTGCTGGGCATGTGCCGGAACCAGAGCGAGGTCACTGCGGTGCTCAATGACCTGGATGAAGACAGTGAGACTGAGCCCGAGGCTGAAGGTCTGGCCCAGGCCTTTGAGGAAGGCATCCCCAACCTGGCGAGGCTTCGACTGGCCGTCAACTACAACCAGAAGCGG TTTGTGGCACACCCCATCTGTCAGCAAGTCCTGTCCTCCGTCTGGTGTGGGAACCTGGCTGGCTGGCGTGGAAGCACCACCATCTGGAAGCTCTTTGTCGCTTTCCTCATCTTCCTCACCAtgcccttcctctgccttggCTACTGGCTGGTGCCCAAGTCCCGG CTGGGCCGCCTGCTGAAGATCCCAGTGCTGAAGTTCCTGCTGCACTCTGCCTCCTATCTGTGGTTCCTCATTTTCCTGCTGGGAGAGTCCCTGGTCATGGAGACGCAGCTGAGTACCTTCCGAGGCCGCAGCCAGAGCGTCTGGGAGACTTCACTGCACATGATTTGGGTCACAG GCTTCCTGTGGTTTGAGTGTAAGGAAGTGTGGATAGAGGGCCTGCGCAGTTACTTCCTGGACTGGTGGAACTTCCTGGACATGGTCATCCTGTCCCTGTACCTGGCGGCCTTTGCACTGCGCCTCCTCCTGGCTGGGCTCGCCCACGTGCATTGCCGGGATGCCCCCAGTGGGGCTGCCTGCCACTATTTCACCTCGGCCG AGAGAAGTGAGTGGCGCACGGAGGACCCCCAGTTCTTGGCTGAGGTGCTCTTTGCCATCACCAGCATGCTCAGCTTCACCCGCCTGGCCTACATTCTGCCAGCCCACGAGTCGCTCGGCACTCTGCAGATTTCCATTGGCAAGATGATCGACGACATGATCCG GTTCATGTTCATCCTCATGATCATCCTGACTGCCTTCCTCTGTGGCCTCAACAACATCTACGTGCCCTACCAGGAGACAGAACGGCTGGGCAA TTTCAACGAGACATTCCAGTTTCTGTTCTGGACCATGTTTGGCATGGAAGAGCACAGCGTGGTAGACATGCCTCAGTTTCTCGTGCCTGAATTTGTGGGCCGGGCCCTCTACGGTATCTTTACCATCATCATGGTCATTGTGCTGCTCAACATGCTCATTGCCATGATCACCAACTCCTTCCAGAAGATTGAG GACGATGCTGATGTGGAATGGAAGTTTGCTCGCTCCAAGCTCTACCTGTCCTACTTCCGAGAGGGCCTGACCCTGCCCGTGCCCTTCAACATCCTGCCCTCCCCCAAGgccttcttctacctcctccg GAGGATTTTCCAATTTATTTGCTGTTGCTGCTCCTGCTGCAAAACCAAGAAACCAGACTATCCCCCAATCCCCACCTTT gccaaccccggggcaggggcaggggcaggggcagggcctggggatggAGAACGTGGATCCTACCGCCTTCGAGTCATCAAGGCCCTGGTCCAGCGCTACATAGAGACTGCCCGGCGGGAGTTCGAGGAGACCCGTCGGAAAG ACCTGGGCAACAGGCTGACAGAGCTGACCAAGACCGTCTCTCGGCTGCAGAGTGAGGTGGCTGGGGTGCAGCGGACTCTGGCGGAGGGAGGGACACGCCGGCCCCCTGAAGGCGCCAGCATCCTCAGCCGCTATATCACCCGAGTGCGCAA
- the LOC114500270 gene encoding putative short transient receptor potential channel 2-like protein isoform X1: MAPVKISHVVSFSSQDPKYPVENLLNPDSQKGPWLSCPQDKSGQLKVELQLERAVPIGYIDVGNCGCAFLQIDVGRSSWSLDRPFVTLLPATMLMSLTDSKQGKNRSGVRMFKDDDFLAPASSESWDRLRLTCSQPFTRHQSFGLAFLRVCSSLDSLDDPVVDPSAPVSSVPSQGSNASESDPSPWMANPSIRRTFFPEPQTSTKEISELRNILQQLQPGTLGRSARMVLSAAHRAPPATGASPKHSPAEPGPSRPDSAEPRPEEQNSENEVGKMKRQKVQARKPSSSSSSQPNRRGRAKAGQREHHRPQAPTNRVQDNGECPICAGSFSIGTLPQHAATCGETSPPQPASPSSSPPTSPSVLWVSSESSSPISWVQCPICQLHFSAREVEEHASMCGEVPEP, from the exons ATGGCTCCTGTGAAGATTAGTCACGTGGTATCATTTTCCTCTCAG GATCCCAAGTATCCTGTGGAGAACTTGCTGAACCCAGACAGCCAGAAGGGACCTTGGCTCAGCTGCCCTCAAGATAAGAGTGGGCAACTCAAAGTGGAACTGCAGCTGGAGCGGGCGGTGCCCATTGGCTACATCGATGTAG GTAACTGTGGCTGTGCTTTCCTGCAGATCGATGTGGGCCGCTCTTCCTGGTCCCTGGATAGACCTTTTGTCACCCTGCTCCCTGCAACCATGCTAATGTCTCTAACCGATTCAAAGCAGGGGAAAAACCGCTCGGGGGTCCGCATGTTTAAAGATG ATGATTTCCTGGCTCCCGCCTCAAGTGAGTCATGGGATAGACTTCGCCTGACTTGTTCCCAACCCTTCACGCGTCATCAGTCCTTTGGCCTGGCCTTCCTGCGTGTGTGCTCCTCTCTGGACTCCTTAGATGACCCCGTGGTGGATCCGTCAGCCCCTGTGAGCTCTGTGCCGAGCCAG ggTTCTAATGCTTCAGAGTCTGATCCCAGCCCCTGGATGGCTAATCCTTCCATCCGGAGGACATTCTTCCCAGAGCCCCAAAC GAGCACCAAGGAAATTTCAGAGCTTAGGAATATCCTACAGCAGCTGCAGCCAGGGACTTTGGGGCGTTCAGCTCGCATGGTACTTTCAGCTGCCCACAGGGCACCTCCGGCCACTGGGGCAAGCCCAAAACACAGCCCTGCAGAACCAGGTCCCAGTCGTCCAGACAGTGCAG AGCCCAGACCGGAGGAGCAGAACTCAGAAAATGAGGTGGGCAAGATGAAGAGACAGAAAGTGCAAGCCCGCAA ACCTTCATCCTCCTCAAGCTCTCAACCAAACAGGAGGGGGAGAGCAAAGGCGGGGCAGAGAGAGCACCACCGACCCCAGGCCCCAACCAACAGAGTCCAGGATAATGGAGAGTGTCCCATTTGCGCAG gCTCCTTCAGCATTGGGACTCTTCCCCAGCATGCTGCCACTTGTGGAGAGACCTCCCCACCTCAGCCAGCCTCTCCCTCCTCATCACCACCCACATCACCATCTGTCCTGTGGGTGTCCTCAGAGAGCTCATCACCCATTTCCTGGGTCCAGTGCCCTATCTGCCAGTTGCACTTCTCAGCAAGAGAAGTGGAAGAACATGCCAGCATGTGTGGGGAGGTCCCTGAGCCATGA